The Cohaesibacter intestini genome segment CACGATCAGCAGGGCGAAGCCGATAACGAAAGGCCCGAAACGGTCCCAAAGATTGCGGATTTCCTCTTGGCGCAGCTCTTCGTCTACTTCGCGGATAAAATCGGTGTCCGACATGATCTAATGCATCCATCCTTCGACTGAAACGATCAGCAGGTCAAAGCCCGCATCCGATCGCTTCACATACCGGCCATCACCGGCAAAACTCATCCATGCAGGTGAAAAGACCTGCACGTCACTTAATATCTTTTGCCGGACATTAGCGAGTCACACGACAACACGCAATCACTGCAATGCCGTTAGACCCTGAATTGACGGAGAAAACCCCATGCTTGGCCACACCAAGCAGCAAGTACGGGGATCGATCCGGTATTTTTCCAGCCGACATTGCTTCCACAGGCAATGTGGCAGCAATGGGGTCGCACGGCACTTTCCTGCAACCAACTGCCGGACCAAACAGAAGACGGGCCTGTTATTCAGACCTTTTTCGCGAAAACACACTCAGCCGAGTGGTGCCACATCAAAGGCCCATTCATGCAGCCAAAGCACCATCACCGCATAGAAGCCCAAGCCAAGAACGACCGCATAGACATCATTAAGCCAGCGCCCCTCAGGCACGACCACAAGCCCGGCCTGAATGCGTTTTTTGAGCGAAATACGATAGGTGACCGCATAAAACAGGAAAAAGCCAAACAGGATGACATCAGCCAGCGTGCCATTGGCCATCAGATGCGCAAGCGCCCAGACCTTGATGGCAACGGACAAAGGTGAGGTAAGCTTTTCTTTGATCTTGCCCTTGAACGGCGCTGCAAACAGCAGAATGGAGGCAAACAACATCAAGGTTGCTGCCAAATGGCGGGTCCAAACCGGTGGATACCACAGCACCACATCATACCGGGCCACGAAATACCCCCCGAATATCAGCGCTACGGCAGCAAGAGCGACAATCCCATGCAGGGCACGATAGCCCATCATGCCAATACGCTCCACGAGTGCATTTTTAAGGGTTTGGCGCTGCGGCACCAGATGAATAGCAAAAAACAGGATGATTCCGGCAATCAGGGCGAGCATGTGTATGTCCAGTTCAGTCAGGTCTGCGGGCTAGGTATCGAATGTTGCGGTGACTGTCAATTCTTGAGATCACAACTCAACTATATTTGACAAACGTCCTCCTCACCCTACCCTAACGGCAACCAACACCGCATCCCGTGCGGTAACCGACGCAATTGACCAGAAACCCGCCATTTTCATCCATTGGTCTAGACGCATGCGATAAGATGTCCGCACGCACCAAAAAGCCATTGACCTTCTCTGCCACTTGCACCACGCTACCTGACATAGGAACTCTACGGACAAGTAGAGCAATCGGGTATGAACTTGTCAGATGCCCTTT includes the following:
- a CDS encoding NnrU family protein, whose product is MLALIAGIILFFAIHLVPQRQTLKNALVERIGMMGYRALHGIVALAAVALIFGGYFVARYDVVLWYPPVWTRHLAATLMLFASILLFAAPFKGKIKEKLTSPLSVAIKVWALAHLMANGTLADVILFGFFLFYAVTYRISLKKRIQAGLVVVPEGRWLNDVYAVVLGLGFYAVMVLWLHEWAFDVAPLG